A window from Ureaplasma parvum serovar 3 str. ATCC 27815 encodes these proteins:
- a CDS encoding PBSX family phage terminase large subunit: protein MRIKLDFIECFGFYSDLVEFVAKKLPIPFNEINLLGGRSSGKTFATLDFLSSLVAIKQQNAIYVFRQNISDAKKIFSDYLNFLDQKQLLKFAKINHSERTVIINGWTVMFEALNETRNNINKGAKVGFRLWTQARYVFAFFEEASQLDFNLVKNSQQSLRGTKDTQVVSIFASNPWTSEHWYIENFNNHLAENEFSIQQKPYYEYSVVDKKLFLRSTYRANKFTSQQEIEQFEWWKDIDYSKYRVISLGLSGSVEGAIYARSLSVMHEPYGEYDNYAMQFFGGMDWGDGTSSSSSDTACLFGSISKENGIEILDEMVYNNNVNPLTSEQQIELVVRWFIKKQQEVNVKIVIYIDNAHLRYFYETFNATFKRIAFQYNMYGSELVFAPAIKHAIWDRVVLVNYMLASGKLRFSKNACPKLYKDLKNCYVVLPKTIKEDTKKERSHEHTHTINALEYLMCAFHLYFYAQAPAINEKGAIRYGT from the coding sequence ATGAGAATAAAACTAGATTTTATAGAATGTTTTGGTTTCTATAGTGATTTAGTTGAGTTTGTAGCCAAAAAGTTGCCAATACCATTTAATGAAATTAATTTATTAGGTGGACGAAGTAGTGGTAAGACTTTTGCGACATTAGATTTTTTGTCATCACTTGTTGCGATTAAACAGCAAAACGCAATATATGTTTTTCGTCAGAATATATCTGATGCGAAAAAAATTTTTAGCGACTATTTAAATTTTTTAGACCAAAAGCAATTATTAAAATTTGCTAAGATTAACCATTCAGAACGTACTGTTATTATTAATGGTTGAACTGTAATGTTTGAAGCATTAAATGAGACACGTAATAACATTAACAAAGGTGCTAAGGTTGGATTTCGTTTGTGAACGCAAGCACGTTATGTTTTTGCGTTTTTTGAAGAAGCGTCACAATTAGATTTTAATTTAGTTAAAAACTCACAGCAATCACTTAGGGGTACCAAAGATACGCAGGTCGTATCTATTTTTGCATCTAATCCTTGAACAAGTGAACACTGATATATTGAAAATTTTAATAATCATTTAGCAGAAAACGAATTCTCAATCCAACAAAAGCCATATTATGAATATAGCGTTGTAGATAAAAAATTATTTTTAAGAAGTACATATCGTGCGAATAAATTTACATCACAACAAGAAATTGAGCAGTTTGAATGATGAAAAGATATTGATTATTCTAAATATCGTGTAATTAGTTTGGGATTAAGTGGGAGTGTTGAAGGTGCTATTTATGCACGAAGTTTAAGCGTAATGCATGAACCATATGGCGAATATGATAATTATGCAATGCAGTTTTTTGGTGGTATGGACTGGGGAGATGGAACAAGTAGTTCATCATCAGATACTGCGTGCTTATTTGGTTCAATTTCAAAAGAAAATGGAATTGAGATTTTAGATGAAATGGTTTATAACAACAATGTTAATCCACTAACAAGCGAGCAACAAATTGAGTTAGTTGTGCGTTGGTTTATTAAAAAACAACAAGAAGTAAACGTTAAGATTGTAATTTATATTGATAATGCTCATTTGCGTTATTTTTATGAAACATTTAACGCTACATTTAAACGCATTGCGTTTCAATATAATATGTATGGTTCTGAACTTGTTTTTGCACCTGCTATTAAACACGCTATTTGAGACCGTGTTGTTTTAGTTAATTACATGCTTGCAAGTGGTAAATTGCGATTTAGTAAAAATGCGTGTCCAAAACTATATAAGGACTTAAAAAATTGCTACGTTGTTTTACCAAAAACCATTAAAGAAGATACTAAAAAAGAGCGTAGTCATGAGCATACGCATACGATTAATGCGTTGGAGTATTTAATGTGTGCGTTTCATTTATATTTTTATGCACAAGCACCTGCAATTAATGAAAAAGGAGCTATAAGATATGGCACTTAA
- a CDS encoding DUF1410 domain-containing protein — protein sequence MIANKITINKIQNGTATIEVTFSKFKLADANKKDFVLEVKDSANDDASAISATELVFDANKKILTGKLNGLASNINYKISKFTLNNNEIKFDFKQEDQQELLNQYIQQAELNTIIDKANKKINIKLQNFSILNSFQDNQPVLTFDIEINKKDGITQVVHKSLTKNQLLNPNGLEIDLKDKMKNNIDYWTLAYVVWFLAI from the coding sequence GTGATTGCAAATAAAATAACAATTAATAAAATTCAAAACGGCACTGCTACTATTGAAGTTACATTTAGTAAATTTAAATTAGCAGATGCTAATAAAAAAGATTTTGTTTTAGAAGTTAAAGATAGTGCTAATGATGACGCTTCTGCTATTAGTGCTACTGAATTAGTATTTGATGCAAATAAAAAAATACTTACAGGTAAATTAAATGGCTTAGCATCTAATATTAACTATAAAATATCAAAATTTACTTTAAATAATAATGAAATTAAATTTGATTTTAAACAAGAAGACCAACAAGAATTATTAAACCAATATATTCAACAAGCAGAATTAAATACAATAATTGATAAAGCTAATAAAAAAATTAACATTAAATTACAAAATTTTAGTATATTAAATTCTTTTCAAGATAATCAACCTGTATTAACATTTGATATTGAAATTAATAAAAAAGACGGAATAACACAAGTTGTCCATAAATCGTTAACAAAGAATCAATTATTAAATCCTAATGGTTTAGAAATTGATTTAAAAGATAAAATGAAAAATAATATTGATTATTGAACCTTGGCTTATGTTGTTTGGTTTCTAGCAATTTAG
- a CDS encoding MBA family surface membrane protein, translating to MKLLKNKKFWAMSLSAIAISTSIVAFAASCSNTNIKSKLSKQLAQTKDQKNHFAVYEIENYTKLTDEEKKSLENLEFGVSILDKDGKNPINIKVKGVQKEGKIYVKLPRKPEVNEKLLVVPTKNILKTEALVLNNDNLNYQTVTFEQVPDQKLEPKEEKQTKAVDYEKAIKDEDYVKQITLSNLEKYISNEYQYLNPNNKTLDYKNHSFVQKFLDEIDLLAQKLESNDLNLEDKQIYEKIILGLRWLLAEDNNETKNKALELFKDYFTTIMKATKVNDKVHYDPSFINEFYGSISNLFEEHDLEPSVEIESNKIRIVKEDKDVIKDKTVTATFNLYNGFDWSTLLKDVVFKEYKKDSNGKPVIDEKTKMPIETDKIVEDPVVMRLEIAEYPKDWNTSKENPKNFSYINFKKSEVLKSPKLVFTKVFNLDKEQKYHINNVMFSHKLIPNLLKALDIKNNTTNAELIKKIKENMTAIDEKTQTNLNTNYIPLSLTETNNKK from the coding sequence ATGAAATTATTAAAAAACAAAAAATTTTGAGCAATGTCATTAAGTGCGATTGCAATTAGTACAAGTATAGTTGCGTTCGCAGCTTCTTGTTCAAATACAAATATTAAATCTAAGTTAAGCAAGCAATTAGCACAAACAAAAGATCAAAAAAACCATTTTGCTGTTTATGAAATTGAAAATTATACTAAACTAACAGATGAAGAAAAGAAGTCATTAGAAAATCTTGAGTTTGGTGTTTCTATTTTGGATAAAGATGGTAAAAATCCAATAAATATTAAAGTTAAAGGAGTTCAAAAAGAAGGTAAGATTTACGTTAAATTGCCACGCAAACCAGAAGTAAATGAAAAATTACTTGTTGTACCAACTAAAAATATTTTAAAAACAGAAGCATTAGTTTTAAATAATGATAATTTAAATTATCAAACAGTAACTTTTGAACAAGTTCCTGATCAAAAATTAGAACCAAAAGAAGAAAAACAAACTAAAGCTGTTGATTATGAAAAAGCAATTAAAGATGAAGATTATGTAAAACAAATTACATTATCTAATTTAGAAAAATATATTAGTAATGAGTATCAATATTTAAATCCAAATAATAAAACACTAGATTATAAAAATCATAGTTTTGTTCAAAAGTTTTTAGACGAAATTGATCTTTTAGCACAAAAATTAGAAAGCAACGACCTTAATTTAGAAGATAAACAAATTTATGAAAAAATTATTTTAGGATTACGTTGATTGCTAGCAGAAGATAATAATGAAACTAAAAATAAAGCTTTAGAATTATTTAAAGATTACTTTACAACAATCATGAAAGCAACAAAAGTAAATGATAAAGTTCATTATGATCCAAGTTTTATTAATGAATTTTATGGTTCAATAAGCAATTTGTTTGAAGAGCATGATTTAGAGCCATCAGTGGAAATTGAATCTAATAAAATCCGTATTGTTAAAGAAGATAAAGATGTAATAAAAGACAAAACAGTTACTGCAACATTTAATTTATACAATGGCTTTGACTGATCAACATTATTAAAAGATGTTGTATTTAAAGAATATAAGAAAGATAGTAATGGTAAACCAGTAATAGATGAAAAAACAAAAATGCCAATTGAAACTGATAAAATAGTTGAAGATCCTGTAGTAATGCGTTTAGAAATTGCTGAATATCCAAAAGATTGAAACACTAGCAAAGAAAATCCTAAAAACTTTTCATATATTAACTTTAAAAAATCAGAAGTTTTAAAATCACCAAAATTAGTGTTTACTAAGGTATTTAATTTAGATAAAGAACAAAAATATCATATTAACAATGTAATGTTCAGCCATAAATTAATTCCCAATTTATTGAAAGCATTGGATATAAAAAACAATACAACTAATGCCGAATTAATTAAAAAAATTAAAGAAAATATGACTGCTATTGATGAAAAAACACAAACAAATTTAAATACAAATTACATTCCTTTGTCACTTACAGAAACAAATAATAAAAAATAA
- a CDS encoding DUF2779 domain-containing protein: MRTGKYITKYDYIGYYTKQKAMWFFTNAEIKAKIDLLLKNVSSYDFEDLDDEEEHDYEIDAYEIYKEQTDFLSQLEINKNIDVDNPKIAEGILLDKASQEDIKKTYHYIKKIINFETDPLFKNKSLEELANLTLELIDKNDKIIFFQPVFINDKLITKPDCFIKKNDEFIVIETKGTSSIKKHHILDVFYQAQVISKHPYFINKCISYQMCIVDYVKLKKNQVNFTISPYYNYQKSVVLSLPPSAANQFNKFEINELKRKRKRGEAIYLKKDENKKYYEDIDAYDHCKGILIDDLIDGTYSSINDYKEAKKIYDYKTEDLKDDVRFNKTMDELIKGIEKLHNDFDEVISELLVHKQNLLALPIEQRIPNYFIPSYNDKGDYKDNDFWLELRNLYAYSGYDVIKYSGKILTIKKFGLDNVTKDILGIDILKTYANQTFFNLYKNNQIKIYQAAVDLFAKLKSKKVYFDFESINSAIRAVDNSFPFTQTVTQNSIIIDDGSCDIKNLKCTNMIIDPREINNEWFKAIIDKIHQGLEYSYIVYNKSFEASRLKEMAEFINEEIYELKVSEIIKNMYDLADFFIVSMGKQLIVIPELKGFYSIKKVLPIIEKEFPQIYHDVNCLNYKELSVGNGLVCQTKTTKRFFNTITDLEWEQFVHDARIYCENDVRAMIAVEYFIKKLIDEAKMKNLILS, translated from the coding sequence ATGCGCACAGGGAAATACATTACTAAATATGATTACATTGGTTATTATACAAAGCAAAAAGCAATGTGGTTTTTCACTAATGCTGAGATTAAAGCTAAAATCGACTTATTGTTAAAAAATGTTAGTTCTTATGATTTTGAGGATTTAGATGATGAAGAAGAACATGATTATGAAATTGATGCATATGAAATTTATAAGGAACAAACTGATTTTCTTTCACAATTAGAAATTAATAAAAATATAGATGTGGACAATCCTAAAATTGCTGAAGGTATTTTATTAGATAAAGCATCACAAGAAGATATTAAAAAAACTTATCATTACATTAAGAAAATTATTAATTTCGAAACTGATCCTTTATTTAAAAACAAATCATTAGAAGAGCTTGCTAATTTAACTTTAGAATTAATTGATAAAAATGATAAAATCATTTTTTTTCAACCTGTTTTTATTAATGATAAATTAATTACTAAACCCGATTGTTTTATCAAAAAGAACGATGAATTTATTGTTATCGAAACAAAAGGGACAAGTTCAATTAAAAAACACCATATTTTAGATGTATTTTACCAAGCACAAGTTATCTCAAAACACCCTTATTTTATAAATAAATGTATAAGTTATCAAATGTGCATTGTTGATTATGTTAAATTAAAAAAAAATCAAGTAAATTTTACAATTTCTCCTTATTATAATTATCAAAAAAGCGTAGTTTTATCTTTACCACCAAGTGCTGCAAATCAATTTAATAAATTTGAAATTAATGAATTAAAACGTAAACGTAAGCGTGGAGAAGCAATTTATTTAAAAAAAGACGAAAATAAAAAATATTATGAAGATATTGATGCTTATGATCATTGTAAAGGTATTTTAATAGATGATTTAATCGATGGAACCTATAGTAGCATAAATGATTATAAGGAAGCCAAAAAAATTTATGATTACAAAACAGAAGATTTAAAAGATGATGTACGTTTTAATAAAACCATGGATGAATTAATTAAAGGCATTGAAAAATTACACAATGATTTTGATGAAGTAATCAGCGAATTATTAGTTCATAAACAAAATTTATTAGCTTTGCCTATCGAACAAAGAATTCCTAACTATTTTATACCATCATATAATGATAAGGGTGACTATAAGGATAATGATTTTTGATTAGAATTAAGAAATTTATACGCATATAGCGGATATGATGTTATTAAATATAGTGGAAAAATTTTAACAATTAAAAAATTTGGTTTAGATAATGTTACTAAAGATATATTAGGGATTGATATTTTAAAAACATATGCTAATCAAACCTTTTTTAATTTATATAAAAATAATCAAATAAAGATCTATCAAGCTGCTGTTGATTTATTTGCTAAATTGAAATCAAAAAAGGTTTATTTTGATTTTGAATCAATTAATTCAGCAATTCGCGCTGTTGATAATTCGTTTCCTTTTACCCAAACTGTTACACAAAATTCTATTATTATTGATGATGGAAGTTGTGATATTAAAAATTTAAAATGCACTAATATGATTATTGATCCACGTGAAATTAATAATGAATGGTTTAAAGCAATTATTGATAAAATTCACCAGGGATTAGAATATTCATATATTGTATACAACAAATCTTTTGAAGCTTCGCGTCTTAAAGAAATGGCTGAATTCATTAATGAAGAAATATATGAATTAAAGGTTAGCGAAATAATTAAAAACATGTATGATTTAGCTGATTTTTTTATAGTTTCAATGGGAAAGCAATTAATTGTAATTCCTGAATTAAAAGGTTTTTATTCAATTAAAAAAGTCTTACCAATTATTGAAAAAGAATTTCCACAAATTTATCACGATGTTAATTGTTTAAACTACAAAGAACTAAGTGTGGGTAATGGTTTGGTTTGTCAAACAAAAACAACAAAACGTTTTTTCAATACAATTACTGATCTAGAATGAGAACAATTTGTACATGACGCTCGTATTTATTGCGAAAATGATGTCCGTGCTATGATTGCTGTTGAATATTTTATTAAAAAACTTATTGATGAAGCTAAAATGAAAAATTTAATTTTAAGTTAA
- a CDS encoding Cof-type HAD-IIB family hydrolase, producing MGKNNKYLIACDLDGTLLNNDSDISEKTIEGIKKIINQGHIFCIVTGRPLRGSIHIYEKLGLTTLMANYNGSYISNPSDKKFAPINMTFSKDIVSAILKNRFIAKNIVNAVVEADNVATILNSNMDLNIWKSFIDIFHVPIRDMNEKNKLTKENDINNLIRDANALLLNVNDKALFDSMVYHIKQIAPTLAVRSWSARVDDQFEVIEINSSFADKAMAMRYLSSYYGIPLDRCIAFGDGENDLTMLNHAGYGFAMKNGTRPAKLLARHITKHTNVENGVVWELEYVLNENK from the coding sequence ATGGGAAAAAACAACAAATATTTAATTGCTTGTGATCTAGATGGAACACTTTTAAATAATGATAGTGATATATCAGAAAAAACAATTGAGGGAATTAAAAAAATCATCAATCAAGGCCATATTTTCTGTATTGTAACAGGTCGTCCCTTACGTGGATCAATCCATATTTATGAAAAATTAGGATTAACAACTTTAATGGCTAATTATAATGGCTCTTATATTTCAAACCCTTCCGATAAAAAATTCGCGCCAATTAATATGACATTTAGTAAAGATATTGTAAGCGCAATTTTAAAAAATCGATTTATTGCTAAAAATATTGTTAATGCTGTTGTTGAAGCTGATAATGTTGCTACCATTTTAAACAGTAATATGGATTTAAATATTTGAAAATCATTTATTGATATATTTCACGTGCCCATTCGTGATATGAATGAAAAAAATAAATTGACTAAGGAAAATGATATTAACAACCTTATTAGAGATGCTAATGCCCTTTTATTAAATGTCAACGATAAAGCTTTATTTGATTCTATGGTTTATCATATTAAACAAATTGCTCCCACTTTAGCGGTTCGTAGCTGATCAGCGAGGGTTGATGACCAATTTGAAGTTATTGAAATTAATTCATCATTTGCTGATAAAGCAATGGCTATGCGCTATTTATCCTCATATTATGGAATTCCATTAGATCGTTGTATAGCTTTCGGCGATGGTGAAAATGATTTGACAATGCTAAACCATGCTGGATATGGCTTTGCCATGAAAAATGGTACACGTCCCGCTAAATTACTAGCACGTCACATTACTAAACACACAAACGTAGAAAATGGTGTTGTTTGAGAATTAGAATATGTTTTAAATGAAAATAAATAA
- the trpS gene encoding tryptophan--tRNA ligase — protein MKRLISGIQPTNNLTLGNYLGAIKNFVDLQDDYEVFLFVADLHSLTPNIFDNTDFSTTKRQIIATYLAAGIDPKKTCLFYQSDILSIPLLAHILLCSTSIGELTRMTQFKDKSIKATKMANNTEMIPSGLLTYPTLMAADILTFNADVVPVGQDQKQHLELTRTLADRFNKRYGNTFKLPQVYIPKIGAKIMDLLDPNIKMSKSSKNLKGVIFLNDSKDIIFKKIKGALTDNLNKVKYDLTLQPGVSNLMTIYACLTNLSFKEIELKYQQQNYGVFKNDLANIVADFLEKLQQKISYWLNSPELDIMIDNSCERANDIAYQNVQLVLKHMQLK, from the coding sequence ATGAAAAGACTAATTTCAGGAATTCAACCAACTAATAATTTAACATTAGGAAATTATTTAGGTGCAATTAAAAACTTTGTTGATTTACAAGATGATTATGAAGTGTTTTTATTTGTTGCGGATTTACATTCCTTAACACCAAATATTTTTGATAACACTGATTTTTCTACTACTAAACGTCAGATTATCGCGACATATTTAGCTGCTGGTATTGATCCTAAAAAAACATGTCTATTTTACCAATCAGATATCTTATCGATTCCATTATTAGCTCACATATTATTATGTTCAACAAGTATTGGTGAACTAACGCGTATGACACAATTTAAAGATAAAAGTATTAAAGCAACAAAGATGGCTAATAACACTGAAATGATTCCTTCTGGTTTATTAACATATCCCACATTAATGGCAGCAGATATTTTAACTTTTAATGCAGATGTTGTTCCTGTTGGCCAAGATCAAAAACAACATTTGGAATTAACAAGAACGCTTGCTGACCGTTTTAATAAAAGATATGGTAATACTTTTAAATTGCCTCAAGTTTATATTCCTAAAATAGGGGCAAAAATTATGGATTTATTAGATCCTAATATTAAAATGTCAAAATCTTCTAAAAACCTTAAGGGTGTGATTTTTTTAAATGATTCAAAGGATATAATTTTTAAAAAAATTAAAGGAGCTTTAACAGATAATTTAAACAAAGTTAAATATGATTTAACATTACAACCAGGAGTAAGTAATTTAATGACAATTTATGCTTGTTTAACAAATCTAAGCTTTAAAGAAATCGAACTAAAATACCAACAACAAAACTATGGTGTTTTTAAAAATGATTTAGCCAATATCGTTGCTGATTTTTTAGAAAAGCTGCAACAAAAAATTTCTTATTGATTAAATAGTCCAGAATTAGATATAATGATAGACAATAGTTGCGAGCGTGCTAACGATATTGCTTATCAAAATGTACAACTAGTTTTAAAACATATGCAACTAAAATAA
- a CDS encoding Spx/MgsR family RNA polymerase-binding regulatory protein — translation MIYVLYSPNCAVCKKVVRFFRNNQIEITKIIIGEDKIERSMLLDILSLCEDGFGTIISFKTESSKRLNITSKTFLDLSTKELLNLIQNDLNLIRRPLIYQTKNNRPYRLQIGYDSEEIEIFKRAVHEK, via the coding sequence ATGATTTACGTTTTATACAGTCCTAATTGCGCAGTGTGTAAAAAAGTTGTGCGATTTTTCCGAAATAATCAAATTGAAATTACCAAAATTATTATTGGTGAAGATAAAATAGAACGTTCTATGTTGTTAGATATTTTATCTCTTTGTGAAGATGGCTTTGGAACAATTATATCTTTTAAGACAGAATCTTCAAAACGCTTGAATATTACTTCAAAAACTTTTTTAGATTTATCTACAAAAGAATTATTAAATTTAATTCAAAATGATTTAAATTTAATTCGTCGCCCTTTAATCTATCAAACAAAAAACAATCGACCATATCGTTTACAAATTGGTTATGATTCAGAAGAAATTGAAATTTTTAAACGAGCAGTGCATGAAAAATAA
- a CDS encoding diacylglycerol kinase catalytic domain-containing protein — MKNNKPICFYDIYCFKPQECFKRNDINLLEDKLKRYSKITFLRNKENPEIIFLLGGDGSFINFINQQWKKNVKIVGINYGQLGFYSSYDSIKTINLDEIIDENMYYNPLLLKVSINNQNFFYCLNELSLFSNELVSFDISINDYPYEKFRGSGLLFVTPSGSTGKNKTAFGPIIFNNHENFIMTEIFPVNHLKYSSLNAPVVFRKDYKISLTNIKFKKSFSVAIDGNIINFSDKINDIKVETIQASSKIHGLNNFKKYIDKLNKSFIKGE, encoded by the coding sequence ATGAAAAATAATAAGCCAATTTGTTTTTATGATATCTATTGTTTTAAACCACAAGAATGTTTTAAAAGAAATGATATTAATTTGTTAGAAGATAAACTAAAAAGATATTCAAAAATAACATTTTTACGAAATAAAGAAAATCCTGAAATTATTTTTTTATTAGGTGGAGATGGATCGTTTATCAATTTTATTAACCAACAATGAAAAAAAAATGTAAAAATTGTTGGCATTAATTATGGACAATTAGGTTTTTATAGTTCATATGATAGTATTAAAACTATAAATTTAGACGAAATTATTGATGAAAATATGTATTATAATCCTTTATTACTTAAAGTAAGTATTAATAACCAAAATTTTTTTTATTGTTTGAATGAGTTAAGTTTATTTTCTAATGAGTTAGTGTCTTTTGATATTAGCATAAATGATTATCCATATGAAAAATTTCGTGGCTCTGGTTTGTTATTTGTAACACCAAGCGGATCAACTGGCAAAAACAAAACAGCTTTTGGTCCCATTATTTTTAATAATCATGAGAATTTTATTATGACAGAGATTTTTCCTGTTAATCATTTAAAATATTCAAGTTTAAATGCCCCTGTGGTTTTTAGAAAAGATTATAAAATCAGTTTAACAAATATTAAATTTAAAAAATCTTTTAGTGTTGCTATTGATGGGAATATCATTAATTTTAGCGATAAAATTAATGATATTAAAGTAGAAACAATCCAAGCTTCATCAAAAATTCATGGTTTAAATAATTTTAAGAAATACATTGATAAATTAAACAAATCTTTTATTAAAGGAGAATAA
- a CDS encoding 23S rRNA (pseudouridine(1915)-N(3))-methyltransferase RlmH, which yields MMIKIISVGKLKQKAFVDLINDYLKRINHYLKCQEIVVSDEPEPVQISNKSLEQIKSKEASKIFKNINQNDFVIALIIESNIISSETLAKKIQQWLNTFSHDICFIIGGSNGLHESIYERANYHLSMSKMTFAHGLAKVMLCEQIYRALSILNNGKYHK from the coding sequence ATGATGATAAAAATTATAAGTGTAGGGAAATTAAAACAAAAAGCTTTTGTTGATCTAATTAATGATTATTTAAAAAGAATTAACCATTATTTAAAATGCCAAGAAATTGTTGTTAGCGATGAACCTGAACCAGTTCAAATTTCAAATAAATCCTTAGAACAAATTAAAAGTAAAGAGGCCTCTAAAATTTTTAAAAATATTAATCAAAATGATTTTGTAATTGCTTTAATTATTGAAAGCAACATTATAAGTAGCGAAACATTAGCTAAAAAAATACAACAATGACTAAACACATTTTCTCATGATATTTGTTTCATTATTGGTGGATCTAATGGTTTACATGAAAGCATCTATGAGCGTGCTAATTATCATTTATCTATGTCAAAAATGACTTTTGCTCATGGCTTAGCAAAAGTCATGTTATGTGAACAAATATATAGGGCACTTAGTATTTTAAATAACGGAAAATATCATAAATAA
- a CDS encoding triose-phosphate isomerase, with the protein MKYIIANFKMNATQELINHFLNNLTLFDEQKIIIGLAPGDLYLKTFVNLAEIKKVNLYAQNPSLHNKGPYTGQISCLQLLDINIKNALVGHSEIRIDFSQSIIDQKIKISMDLLEQVIICVGETFDAYKQNKSLNFVLNQLANIINYKGLKKIIIAYEPIWAIGTDLELDFKHINYMIEGIKTYLYNCTGINIPILYGGSVNDNNINELCNQKLIDGFLIGNASLDVNVFNKIIDKCK; encoded by the coding sequence ATGAAATATATTATTGCTAATTTTAAAATGAATGCAACACAAGAATTAATTAATCATTTTTTAAATAATTTAACGTTATTTGATGAGCAAAAAATTATTATTGGTTTAGCACCAGGGGATTTATATTTAAAAACATTTGTTAATTTAGCTGAAATAAAAAAAGTCAATTTATATGCTCAAAACCCATCATTACATAATAAAGGACCTTATACAGGTCAAATAAGTTGTTTACAATTATTAGATATTAATATTAAAAATGCTTTAGTTGGGCATAGTGAAATACGTATTGATTTTTCACAATCAATAATTGATCAAAAAATAAAAATATCTATGGATTTATTAGAACAAGTCATCATTTGTGTTGGCGAAACTTTTGATGCTTATAAACAAAATAAATCACTTAATTTTGTTTTAAATCAATTAGCCAACATCATTAATTACAAAGGATTAAAAAAAATTATTATCGCTTATGAACCAATTTGAGCAATTGGCACTGATTTAGAATTAGATTTTAAACATATTAATTACATGATCGAAGGAATTAAAACATATTTATATAATTGTACTGGAATAAATATTCCTATTTTATATGGCGGTAGTGTTAATGACAATAATATTAATGAATTGTGCAATCAAAAATTAATCGATGGTTTTTTAATTGGCAATGCTTCATTAGATGTTAATGTTTTTAATAAAATTATCGATAAATGTAAATAA